A region from the Canis lupus dingo isolate Sandy chromosome 9, ASM325472v2, whole genome shotgun sequence genome encodes:
- the TRPV3 gene encoding LOW QUALITY PROTEIN: transient receptor potential cation channel subfamily V member 3 (The sequence of the model RefSeq protein was modified relative to this genomic sequence to represent the inferred CDS: deleted 1 base in 1 codon): protein MNAHPKEMVPLMGRRAAVPSGNPAILQEKRPAEITPTKKSAHFFLEIEGFDPNPTVSKTSPPIFSKPMDSNIRQCLSGNCDDMDSPQSPQDDVTETPSNPNSPSANVAKEEQRRKKKRLKKRIFAAVSEGCVGELLELLVELQELCKRRRGLDVADFLMHKLTASDTGKTCLMKALLNINTKTKEIVRILLAFAEENDILDRFVNAAYTEEAYEGQTALNIAIERRQGDLTALLIAAGADVNAHARGVFFNPKYQHEGFYFGETPLALAACTNQPEIVQLLMENEQTDITSQDSRGNNILHALVTVAEDFKTQNDFVKRMYDMILLRSGTWELETMHNNDGLTPLQLAAKMGKAEILKYILSREIKEKPLRSLSRKFTDWAYGPVSSSLYDLTNVDTTTDNSVLEIIVYNTNIDNRHEMLTLEPLHTLLHMKWKKFAKYMFFLSFCLYFFYNITLTLVSYYRPREEEALPHPLALTHKMGWLQLLGRMFVLIWAMCISVKEGIAIFLLRPSDLQSILSDAWFHFVFFVQAVLVVLSVFLYLFAYKEYLACLVLAMALGWANMLYYTRGFQSMGMYSVMIQKVILHDVLKFLFVYIVFLLGFGVALASLIEKCPSDNKDCSSYGSFSDAVLELFKLTIGLGDLNIQQNSKYPILFLFLLITYVILTFVLLLNMLIALMGETVENVSKESERIWRLQRARTILEFEKMLPEWLRSRFRMGELCKVAEEDFRLCLRINEVKWTEWKTHVSFLNEDPGPGRRTDFNKIQDSSRSNSKTTLNAFDEIDEFPETSV from the exons ATGAATGCCCACCCCAAGGAGATGGTGCCCCTCATGGGCAGAAGAGCCGCCGTCCCCAGTGGGAACCCTGCCATCCTGCAGGAGAAGAGGCCAGCAGAGATCACCCCCACCAAGAAGAG TGCACACTTCTTCCTGGAGATAGAAGGGTTTGATCCCAACCCCACTGTCTCCAAGACCTCTCCCCCCATCTTCTCCAAGCCTATGGACTCCAACATCCGTCAGTG CCTCTCTGGTAACTGCGATGACATGGACTCACCACAGTCTCCCCAGGATGATGTAACAGAGACTCCGTCCAATCCCAACAGTCCCAG TGCAAACGTAGCCAAGGAAGAGCAGAGGCGAAAAAAGAAGCGGCTGAAGAAGCGCATCTTTGCAGCGGTGTCAGAGGGCTGCGTGGGGgagctgctggagctgctggtggAGCTGCAGGAGCTTTGCAAGCGGCGTCGTGGCCTGGATGTGGCCG ACTTCCTCATGCACAAGTTAACGGCCTCTGACACGGGGAAGACCTGCCTGATGAAGGCCTTGTTAAACATCAACACCAAAACCAAGGAGATTGTGAGGATTCTGCTGGCTTTCGCCGAGGAGAACGACATCCTGGACCGGTTCGTCAATGCCGCCTACACCGAGGAGGCCTATGAAG GGCAGACGGCGCTGAACATAGCCATCGAGCGGCGGCAGGGGGACCTCACCGCGCTGCTCATCGCCGCCGGCGCCGACGTCAATGCCCACGCCAGGGGGGTCTTCTTCAACCCCAAGTACCAGCACGAAGGCTTCTACTTCG GCGAGACTCCGCTGGCCCTGGCAGCGTGCACCAACCAGCCCGAGATCGTGCAGCTGCTGATGGAGAACGAGCAGACGGACATCACCTCGCAGGACTCGCGGGGAAACAACATCTTACACGCGCTGGTGACGGTGGCTGAGGACTTCAAGACGCAGAACGACTTTGTTAAGCGCATGTACGACATGATCCTGCTGAGGAGCGGAACCTGGGAGCTGGAGACCATGCACAACAACGATGGGCTCACGCCGCTGCAGCTGGCCGCCAAGATGGGCAAGGCCGAG ATCCTGAAGTATATCCTCAGTCGTGAGATCAAGGAGAAGCCACTCCGGAGCCTGTCCAGGAAGTTCACCGACTGGGCATATGGGCCTGTGTCATCCTCACTCTATGACCTCACCAATGTGGACACGACAACAGACAACTCAGTGCTGGAAATCATCGTCTACAACACCAACATTGAT AACCGGCACGAGATGCTGACCCTGGAGCCCCTGCACACGCTGCTGCATATGAAGTGGAAGAAGTTCGCCAAGTACATGTTCTTCTTGTCCTTCTGCTTGTATTTCTTCTACAACATCACCCTGACTCTAGTCTCCTATTACCGCCCCCGGGAGGAGGAG gCCCTCCCACACCCCTTGGCCCTGACACACAAGATGGGGTGGCTGCAACTGTTAGGAAGGATGTTCGTGCTCATCTGGGCCATGTGCATTTCTGTGAAAGAG GGCATCGCGATCTTCCTGCTGAGACCCTCAGATCTGCAATCCATTCTCTCTGATGCCTGGTTTCACTTTGTCTT TTTTGTCCAGGCTGTGCTCGTGGTACTGTCTGTCTTCTTGTACTTGTTTGCCTACAAGGAGTATCTTGCCTGCCTTGTGCTGGCTATGGCCCTGGGCTGGGCAAACATGCTCTACTACACGCGGGGATTCCAGTCCATGGGCATGTACAGCGTCATGATCCAGAAG GTCATTTTGCATGATGTTCTGAAGTTCTTATTTGTATATATCGTGTTCTTACTTGGATTTGGAGTAG CCCTAGCCTCGCTGATCGAGAAGTGTCCCAGTGACAACAAGGACTGCAGCTCCTATGGCAGCTTCAGTGACGCGGTGCTGGAACTCTTTAAGCTCACCATAGGCCTGGGTGACCTGAACATACAGCAGAACTCCAAGTACCCCATCCTCTTTCTGTTCCTGCTCATCACCTATGTCATCCTTACCTTTGTCCTCCTCCTCAACATGCTCATTGCCCTGATGGGAGAAACAGTGGAGAATGTCTCCAAGGAGAGTGAGCGCATCTGGCGTCTACAG AGAGCCAGGACGATTTTGGAGTTTGAGAAGATGTTACCAGAATGGCTGCGGAGCAGATTCCGGATG GGAGAGCTGTGTAAAGTAGCAGAGGAAGATTTCCGGCTGTGTTTGCG GATCAATGAGGTGAAGTGGACTGAATGGAAAACGCATGTCTCCTTCCTCAATGAAGACCCAGGGCCTGGGCGACGAACAG ATTTCAACAAAATCCAAGATTCTTCCAGGAGCAACAGCAAAACCACCCTCAATGCATTTGATGAAATAGATGAATTTCCGGAAACTTCAGTGTAG